The following proteins come from a genomic window of Motilibacter peucedani:
- a CDS encoding RNA polymerase sigma factor has protein sequence MSAQRSAHPQEPAPVVPAVVAPREPSDGEELVALADIEVPNSPAELEALVGADVVDDSDVTIPAQLDATTGSVTDLVRLYLREIGRVKLLTAEDEVSLARSIEAGLFAEERLSQGVDDVVLRIDLQTVAREGRRAKDHLVAANLRLVVSVAKRYAGRGLPLLDLIQEGNLGLIRAVEKFDYARGYKFSTYASWWIRQSVSRALADQGRTIRVPVHMAENINRVLRAQRTLAQDLGREPTPEEIGEHVQIAAERVVEALRTAVEPVSLHLAVGEDGGSELGDLIEDSEAAAPIDSVCAQLLTDHLEQVLQKLGERERQVVRLRYGLADGEVHTLEEVGRQFGVTRERVRQIEAKTLAKLRQPAYAVQLRDYL, from the coding sequence ATGAGCGCGCAGCGCAGCGCCCACCCCCAGGAGCCCGCCCCTGTCGTGCCGGCAGTGGTAGCCCCCCGCGAGCCCAGCGACGGCGAGGAGCTCGTCGCCCTCGCCGACATCGAGGTCCCGAACTCGCCCGCCGAGCTCGAGGCGCTGGTCGGTGCCGACGTCGTCGACGACTCCGACGTCACGATCCCCGCGCAGCTCGACGCCACGACCGGCAGCGTCACCGACCTCGTGCGGCTCTACCTGCGCGAGATCGGCCGGGTCAAGCTGCTGACGGCCGAGGACGAGGTCAGCCTCGCCCGCTCGATCGAGGCGGGCCTGTTCGCCGAGGAGCGGCTCTCCCAGGGCGTAGACGACGTGGTGCTGCGCATCGACCTGCAGACCGTCGCCCGCGAGGGCCGGCGCGCCAAGGACCACCTCGTGGCGGCGAACCTGCGCCTGGTCGTGTCGGTGGCCAAGCGCTACGCCGGCCGCGGCCTCCCGTTGCTCGACCTGATCCAGGAGGGCAACCTCGGGCTGATCCGCGCGGTCGAGAAGTTCGACTACGCCCGCGGCTACAAGTTCTCGACCTACGCCTCGTGGTGGATCCGCCAGTCGGTCAGCCGCGCACTGGCCGACCAGGGACGCACGATCCGCGTCCCGGTCCACATGGCCGAGAACATCAACCGCGTCCTGCGCGCCCAGCGCACCCTCGCCCAGGACCTCGGCCGCGAGCCGACGCCGGAGGAGATCGGCGAGCACGTGCAGATCGCCGCGGAGCGGGTGGTGGAGGCGCTGCGTACGGCTGTGGAGCCCGTCTCTCTGCACCTCGCCGTCGGCGAGGACGGCGGCTCGGAGCTCGGCGACCTCATCGAGGACTCGGAGGCGGCGGCGCCCATCGACTCGGTGTGCGCGCAGTTGCTCACCGACCACCTCGAGCAGGTGCTGCAGAAGCTGGGGGAGCGCGAGCGCCAGGTGGTGCGGCTGCGCTACGGGCTCGCCGACGGCGAGGTCCACACCCTGGAGGAGGTCGGCCGGCAGTTCGGCGTGACCCGAGAGCGGGTGCGCCAGATCGAGGCCAAGACGCTGGCAAAGCTGCGCCAGCCGGCCTACGCGGTGCAGCTGCGCGACTACCTCTGA
- a CDS encoding SMI1/KNR4 family protein produces MSHDPVQAWASVEAWLGAHAPRSAGVLSPPADPASIAHAEGVTGVPWPDALKTLLLAHDGVDDPYDDASGIFFGAPLLSVQGILIALEQLVVVAGVMDDFGIPAAMDPAAGGPVGHYVPWLLPFAGLEGSFWVLDLRPGEQSGCVCYYSPVEQLVAPAAAASRVEFTAQLALCLSTSAPWNGVLRPFVTDGALDWAELDAAEVVDLR; encoded by the coding sequence GTGTCCCATGACCCTGTACAGGCGTGGGCTTCGGTCGAAGCCTGGCTGGGCGCTCATGCACCACGAAGCGCGGGCGTGCTGAGTCCTCCTGCCGATCCGGCATCCATCGCTCACGCGGAGGGCGTGACCGGCGTGCCGTGGCCTGACGCCTTGAAGACGCTGCTGCTCGCGCACGACGGCGTGGACGATCCGTACGACGACGCGTCTGGCATCTTCTTCGGCGCTCCACTGTTGAGCGTGCAGGGAATCCTCATTGCCCTGGAGCAGTTGGTGGTCGTCGCGGGGGTCATGGACGACTTCGGCATCCCGGCAGCGATGGACCCAGCGGCTGGAGGACCTGTCGGTCACTACGTCCCCTGGCTGCTGCCCTTCGCTGGGCTGGAGGGCTCCTTCTGGGTGCTCGACCTTCGGCCGGGGGAACAGTCCGGCTGTGTCTGCTACTACTCGCCTGTGGAGCAGTTGGTAGCTCCTGCAGCAGCCGCGAGCCGCGTCGAGTTCACCGCGCAGTTGGCCCTGTGCCTGAGCACGTCGGCACCCTGGAACGGCGTCCTGCGCCCCTTCGTGACCGATGGAGCGCTGGACTGGGCGGAGCTCGACGCGGCGGAGGTCGTCGACCTCAGGTGA
- a CDS encoding PD40 domain-containing protein has translation MRRLLAGALAATTLLPLCAPVAAADEAPTLEDLVVTSVGGEVWQVSADGSRRTLLASAVDPTGATRRAVELSPDRTRLAYLTAGDALAEVHVQGVRGGPVSIVARTDADGRGAPSDLTWSGPSSLLAATEDVGADSAPDAITVLGLAPPSAAPLVGSGPTGQPTVDPRDPAHVVAVRPTWLDSGGGLVPLPASGSPALLSDPLATGAVRQPAFSPDGSRLAWLRSVEQRDAAGKVTSSLSELVVGGADGAGAHVLPVPPAPDLEAPVWAPDGSAVLVESRDSGQQVQRTGTVWRAPVDGAAAVALALPARLTGSLVAAVPSAPTGPQVTGAGVSTSSGRISLSWNAPADATVTVARTDGPFGTGAGTPVAVSGSSATDASVQPGGTYTYVLTATVSGVAGTPVLLPVQAVDAPVDVSLRDLGAQAPDGQFRPQYVSCTVLCASDVGTLDYAVLDPRTRRRGPWTAVAGTPDGRWSTFEPVVVTPGHAYVVRARGADEFGNLTLPRTSGPYLAPLDDRALRVSRGWSRLRASHAWRGTLTTTSSVGRAASVAFTGTRVSVLGSRGPRSGAAVVLVDGKQVGRAVAHAAYSSTGEELWTSRTLRRGRHVLTLRTTAVGRYAAFAVDGITVTP, from the coding sequence ATGCGGCGGCTGCTGGCGGGCGCGCTGGCCGCCACGACCCTGCTGCCGCTGTGCGCACCGGTCGCCGCGGCCGACGAGGCTCCGACGCTCGAGGACCTCGTCGTGACATCGGTGGGCGGAGAGGTCTGGCAGGTGTCGGCGGACGGCAGCCGTCGCACGCTGCTCGCGTCGGCCGTCGACCCGACCGGCGCGACGCGCAGGGCGGTCGAGCTGTCGCCCGACCGCACCAGGCTCGCCTACCTCACCGCCGGGGACGCCCTCGCCGAGGTCCACGTGCAAGGCGTACGCGGCGGCCCGGTGAGCATCGTCGCGCGGACCGACGCGGACGGCCGGGGGGCGCCGTCGGACCTCACCTGGTCGGGACCGTCCAGCCTGCTGGCAGCCACGGAGGACGTGGGCGCGGACTCCGCCCCCGATGCGATCACCGTCCTAGGGCTGGCGCCTCCCAGCGCCGCTCCGCTCGTCGGCAGCGGACCGACCGGACAGCCCACCGTGGACCCGCGCGACCCGGCCCACGTGGTGGCCGTGCGTCCGACGTGGCTGGACTCCGGCGGCGGGCTCGTGCCGCTCCCGGCGTCGGGCTCTCCTGCGCTGCTGTCCGACCCGCTCGCGACCGGAGCCGTCCGGCAGCCAGCGTTCTCGCCCGACGGGTCCAGGCTGGCGTGGCTGCGCTCGGTCGAGCAGCGGGACGCCGCCGGCAAGGTCACGAGCTCCCTGAGCGAGCTGGTCGTCGGCGGCGCCGACGGCGCAGGCGCCCATGTGCTCCCCGTGCCGCCCGCCCCTGACCTGGAGGCACCCGTATGGGCACCGGACGGCAGTGCGGTGCTCGTCGAGAGCCGCGACTCCGGCCAGCAGGTGCAGCGCACAGGGACGGTGTGGCGCGCGCCTGTCGACGGAGCCGCGGCCGTGGCCCTCGCTCTGCCTGCGCGGCTCACCGGCTCACTGGTCGCCGCGGTCCCCTCCGCTCCCACCGGGCCGCAGGTGACCGGGGCGGGTGTCAGCACCAGCAGCGGTCGCATCTCGCTGTCCTGGAACGCCCCGGCCGACGCGACCGTCACCGTCGCCCGCACCGACGGCCCCTTCGGCACCGGTGCTGGCACTCCGGTCGCTGTCAGCGGGAGCTCCGCCACGGACGCGAGCGTCCAGCCGGGCGGCACCTACACCTACGTCCTCACCGCGACGGTCAGCGGCGTCGCCGGCACACCGGTCCTGCTGCCGGTGCAGGCGGTCGACGCGCCGGTGGACGTCTCGCTGCGCGACCTCGGCGCCCAGGCGCCCGACGGCCAGTTCCGGCCGCAGTACGTCTCCTGCACGGTGCTCTGCGCGTCCGACGTCGGCACCCTGGACTACGCGGTGCTCGACCCGCGCACCAGGAGGCGGGGGCCGTGGACGGCGGTCGCCGGGACGCCCGACGGCCGATGGAGCACCTTCGAGCCGGTCGTCGTGACCCCCGGCCACGCCTACGTGGTTCGCGCCCGCGGGGCCGACGAGTTCGGCAACCTGACGCTGCCGCGCACCTCCGGCCCCTACCTGGCCCCGCTCGACGACCGGGCGCTGCGCGTGTCACGCGGCTGGAGCCGGCTCCGCGCCAGCCACGCGTGGCGCGGCACGCTGACCACCACGTCGTCGGTCGGGCGCGCGGCGAGCGTCGCCTTCACCGGCACGCGGGTCAGCGTCCTGGGCAGCCGCGGACCGCGCAGCGGCGCAGCCGTCGTCCTCGTCGACGGCAAGCAGGTCGGGCGAGCGGTGGCGCACGCGGCGTACTCGAGCACCGGCGAGGAGCTGTGGACCAGCCGTACGCTGCGCCGCGGCCGCCACGTGCTGACCCTGCGCACCACCGCCGTCGGCAGGTACGCCGCCTTCGCCGTCGACGGCATCACGGTCACGCCGTGA
- a CDS encoding universal stress protein, whose translation MTILVGYVPTDAGNAALSTAVSEAKLRSTGLLLVNTATGGNFAAGTFADEKDIDSVVAAIEEEGVSVTVRQLPDANPADALLSASEEAGIELLVIGLRRRSAVAKLVMGSTAQRLLLEASCPVLAVKAPL comes from the coding sequence ATGACCATCCTCGTCGGCTACGTCCCGACCGACGCCGGGAACGCGGCGCTGAGCACGGCGGTGAGCGAGGCCAAGCTGCGCTCCACCGGCCTGCTGCTCGTCAACACCGCGACCGGCGGCAACTTCGCCGCGGGCACCTTCGCCGACGAGAAGGACATCGACTCGGTCGTCGCGGCCATCGAGGAGGAGGGCGTCTCGGTGACGGTGCGCCAGCTCCCCGACGCCAACCCGGCCGACGCGCTGCTGAGCGCCTCGGAGGAAGCGGGCATCGAGCTGCTCGTCATCGGCCTGCGACGCCGCTCGGCCGTGGCCAAGCTCGTCATGGGCAGCACCGCCCAGCGCCTCCTGCTCGAGGCCTCGTGCCCCGTGCTCGCCGTGAAGGCGCCGCTCTGA
- a CDS encoding DNA topoisomerase IB, protein MPRLRRADCSKPGIRRRRAGKGWAYYGPDGSKIIDPAVKARLDALVLPPAWKDVWICPWPNGHIQALGTDAAGRRQYRYHEQWRIERDRAKHDRVLTFAQSLPEARDRVAADLSGTSMSRARALACAFRLLDLGFFRVGSEEYAEENGTYGLATMRREHVTVTGREVVFEYTAKSSKHRVQSIVDDDVLAVVQELLDRDDANPELLAFRTDDGAGEWCDVKSVDINDYVKQVTGCEVSAKDFRTWHATVLMAVALAVSSNAAASPSARKRAVSRGVTEVSTYLGNTPAVCRKSYIDPRVIDLFDDGVTVAPALERLGEEAVFGEPATHGQIEAAVLTLLTGQVDASQRRLRSSHTKAA, encoded by the coding sequence ATGCCCCGACTCCGGCGCGCCGACTGCTCGAAGCCAGGCATCCGGCGGCGGCGCGCCGGCAAGGGGTGGGCCTACTACGGCCCCGACGGGTCCAAGATCATCGACCCCGCGGTCAAGGCCCGCCTCGACGCGCTCGTCCTGCCGCCGGCGTGGAAGGACGTGTGGATCTGCCCGTGGCCCAACGGCCACATCCAGGCTCTCGGCACCGACGCAGCCGGCCGCCGGCAGTACCGCTACCACGAGCAGTGGCGCATCGAGCGCGACCGCGCGAAGCACGACCGGGTGCTCACCTTCGCCCAGAGCCTGCCCGAGGCGCGCGACCGCGTCGCCGCCGACCTGTCGGGCACCTCCATGAGCCGCGCGCGCGCGCTCGCCTGCGCCTTCCGGCTGCTCGACCTCGGGTTCTTCCGGGTCGGCAGCGAGGAGTACGCCGAGGAGAACGGCACCTACGGCCTCGCCACCATGCGCCGCGAGCACGTCACGGTCACCGGTCGCGAGGTGGTGTTCGAGTACACCGCCAAGAGCTCCAAGCACCGGGTGCAGTCGATCGTCGACGACGACGTGCTCGCCGTCGTGCAGGAGCTGCTGGACCGCGACGACGCGAACCCCGAGCTGCTGGCCTTCCGCACCGACGACGGCGCCGGCGAGTGGTGCGACGTGAAGTCCGTCGACATCAACGACTACGTCAAGCAGGTCACCGGCTGCGAGGTGAGCGCCAAGGACTTCCGCACCTGGCACGCCACCGTCCTGATGGCCGTGGCGCTCGCGGTGTCGTCGAACGCGGCGGCGAGCCCGTCGGCGCGCAAGCGAGCGGTCTCGCGGGGGGTGACGGAGGTGAGCACCTACCTCGGCAACACTCCCGCGGTGTGCCGCAAGTCCTACATCGACCCGCGCGTCATCGACCTGTTCGACGACGGCGTCACGGTCGCGCCGGCGCTCGAGCGGCTCGGCGAGGAGGCGGTCTTCGGCGAGCCCGCCACCCACGGTCAGATCGAGGCGGCCGTGCTGACGCTGCTCACGGGCCAGGTCGACGCGTCGCAGCGGCGCCTGCGCAGCTCGCACACGAAGGCCGCGTGA
- the dnaG gene encoding DNA primase, with amino-acid sequence MAGRIRDEDVALVKERVNIADVIGERVTLRNAGGGNFKGLCPFHDEKTPSMSVRPSLGTFHCFGCGVGGDVISFVTQLDSLSFAEAVEQLAGRVGIALRYTDGETADPRLAGQRSRLMEANKAAAEFYAERLLLADALPGRRFLSERGFDRAAAEMFGVGFAPRDGEALVRHLRGRGARDDDLVAAGLAGTGSRGLYDRFRGRLLWPIRDSAGAVLGFGARRIFDDDRIEAKYLNTSETPVYKKSSVLYGLDLARREIAKRSQAVVVEGYTDVMAAHLSGVPTAVATCGTAFGEDHARVLRRLLLVDNELRGEVVFTFDGDEAGRRAALKAFELEESFATQTFVAVEPDGLDPCDVRLRKGPEAVRELVSRRVPLFEFAIRSAVARYDVDSAEGRTAAARAGMEVVRQIRTVALRTEYARRLAGLIGLSNPDELVARAGGTLGNARRHVAAPAPGGGPTVFVQREALKLLLQSPQAVGSVLDGLDLDAFDDPAYAAVAAAVSTARAGGAPAGGPVWVSAVTEAAGDDETVRGLVAALAVEAPFADATQLARYATEVFAKLEMYAVERSLADVFRRMQQLESSGDTARLPEVSSEYLRLETRRRTLRERSMGEA; translated from the coding sequence GTGGCGGGCCGGATTCGTGACGAGGACGTGGCCCTCGTCAAGGAGCGCGTCAACATCGCCGACGTGATCGGCGAGCGGGTCACCCTCCGCAACGCGGGCGGGGGCAACTTCAAGGGGCTCTGCCCCTTCCACGACGAGAAGACGCCCTCGATGTCGGTGCGGCCGAGCCTCGGCACGTTCCACTGCTTCGGCTGCGGCGTCGGCGGCGACGTCATCTCCTTCGTCACGCAGCTCGACTCGCTCTCGTTCGCCGAGGCGGTCGAGCAGCTCGCCGGCCGGGTGGGCATCGCGCTGCGCTACACCGACGGCGAGACGGCCGACCCCCGCCTCGCCGGCCAGCGCAGCCGCCTGATGGAGGCCAACAAGGCCGCCGCCGAGTTCTACGCCGAGCGGCTGCTGCTGGCCGACGCGCTGCCCGGGCGCCGGTTCCTCTCCGAGCGCGGCTTCGACCGTGCGGCGGCAGAGATGTTCGGGGTCGGCTTCGCGCCGCGCGACGGCGAGGCGCTGGTGCGGCACCTGCGCGGCCGCGGCGCGCGCGACGACGACCTGGTCGCCGCCGGCCTGGCCGGCACCGGGTCGCGCGGCCTCTACGACCGCTTCCGCGGCCGGCTGCTCTGGCCGATCCGCGACTCCGCCGGGGCCGTGCTGGGCTTCGGCGCGCGACGCATCTTCGACGACGACCGCATCGAGGCGAAGTACCTCAACACCTCCGAGACGCCGGTCTACAAGAAGTCCTCGGTGCTCTACGGCCTCGACCTCGCCCGCCGCGAGATCGCCAAGCGCTCGCAGGCCGTCGTCGTCGAGGGCTACACCGACGTCATGGCCGCGCACCTGTCGGGGGTGCCGACCGCGGTGGCCACCTGCGGCACCGCCTTCGGCGAGGACCACGCCCGGGTGCTGCGCCGGCTGCTGCTCGTCGACAACGAGCTGCGCGGCGAGGTCGTGTTCACCTTCGACGGCGACGAGGCCGGCCGGCGCGCCGCGCTCAAGGCGTTCGAGCTCGAGGAGAGCTTCGCGACCCAGACCTTCGTGGCCGTCGAGCCCGACGGGCTCGACCCGTGCGACGTCCGCCTCCGCAAGGGCCCGGAGGCCGTGCGCGAGCTGGTCAGCCGCCGCGTACCCCTCTTCGAGTTCGCGATCCGCTCCGCGGTCGCGCGCTACGACGTCGACAGCGCCGAGGGCCGCACCGCCGCGGCGCGCGCCGGCATGGAGGTCGTGCGCCAGATCCGCACCGTCGCGCTGCGCACCGAGTACGCCCGGCGCCTCGCCGGCCTCATCGGCCTGAGCAACCCCGACGAGCTCGTCGCCCGCGCGGGCGGCACGCTGGGCAACGCCCGGCGCCACGTCGCCGCTCCTGCACCGGGCGGCGGCCCGACCGTGTTCGTGCAGCGCGAGGCGCTCAAGCTGCTGCTGCAGTCGCCGCAGGCCGTCGGCAGCGTGCTCGACGGGCTCGACCTCGACGCCTTCGACGACCCTGCCTACGCCGCGGTGGCCGCTGCGGTCTCGACCGCCCGCGCGGGCGGGGCGCCGGCCGGCGGGCCGGTCTGGGTCTCGGCGGTCACGGAGGCCGCCGGCGACGACGAGACGGTGCGCGGTCTGGTCGCCGCGCTGGCCGTCGAGGCGCCGTTCGCCGACGCGACGCAGCTGGCGCGCTACGCGACCGAGGTGTTCGCCAAGCTGGAGATGTACGCGGTGGAGCGTTCGCTCGCCGACGTCTTCCGCCGCATGCAGCAGCTGGAGTCCTCGGGCGACACCGCCCGCCTGCCCGAGGTGTCGAGCGAGTACCTCCGGCTGGAGACGCGGCGCAGGACGCTGCGTGAGCGGTCGATGGGCGAAGCGTGA
- a CDS encoding DUF5709 domain-containing protein, whose amino-acid sequence MSIPNPENWANDAAFPDVVDDAYPERERLVDPEEPALPGDRYIGVDAVGTTVEEEIEGESLDQKVAREVPDTIADPRDDRPREAEGYVDESGDPDTLEAGDVYAGRLVQPDEGAHSDDEDDEVASAYLHGETDASPEELAMHVREA is encoded by the coding sequence GTGAGCATCCCGAACCCTGAGAACTGGGCCAACGACGCGGCCTTCCCCGACGTCGTCGACGACGCCTACCCCGAGCGCGAGCGCCTGGTCGACCCGGAGGAGCCCGCGCTCCCCGGCGACCGCTACATCGGCGTCGACGCCGTGGGCACGACCGTGGAGGAGGAGATCGAGGGCGAGTCGCTCGACCAGAAGGTCGCCCGCGAGGTGCCCGACACGATCGCCGACCCGCGCGACGACCGGCCCCGCGAGGCCGAGGGCTACGTCGACGAGTCGGGCGACCCCGACACCCTCGAGGCCGGCGACGTCTACGCCGGGCGGCTGGTCCAGCCCGACGAGGGCGCTCACTCCGACGACGAGGACGACGAGGTCGCCTCTGCCTACCTCCACGGCGAGACCGACGCGTCTCCCGAGGAGCTCGCCATGCACGTCCGCGAGGCCTAG
- a CDS encoding putative bifunctional diguanylate cyclase/phosphodiesterase: MDAPRRETDTSGLVSVPSAREMFRSLGVLYVVGGLVALVWLTLPHGSDEGNAVITGTAVLAVTLGAVLAVGLLDRAPRWVLHAVLAVVQVLIAAGYVASDDATGDLRWFWVWATPYAAFFFSRRAAAAHTAWVAVLNAVSLALLPVSAGRALALWLFSTATVTVTAMLVGWSAHIVRTSEGRLRDLALHDPLTGLANRRLYAMRAEEALAARDRCGGSVVVTLLDLDDFKLVNDTYGHETGDELLAALARRMQAALQPGEVAVRLGGDEFAVISRCADGDPDVGAFAQRLSSAWRSAFELPDGEVWVSGSMGISCTCDAGSSATALLREADAAMYRAKSLGGGVHVVYDELMRAGAHYRMGLDAALRKGLDDRQLRLYYQPVVDVAERRWRGAEALLRWQHPELGLLEPSTFVPLAEETRLVVPIGDWVLREALFQLLDWRRAGVVPETFVMSVNVSPRQLRSDFPAQVRSALSDVGLPGTCLAFELTENVLLADSAQTSKVLGDLRALGIALHLDDFGTGWTSLASLERVPVDAIKVDRGVVGSAAGSEHAAAAISAICAMAETLRVPVVAEGVETESQLALLVRNRCRYAQGRLFAAPAPGDETEQVLALAPPAPATLELRRSTLDLRRPAQRSDSGPAQRNESS, translated from the coding sequence GTGGACGCGCCGCGCCGCGAGACCGACACCTCGGGACTCGTCAGCGTGCCGAGCGCGCGAGAGATGTTCCGTTCGCTGGGCGTGCTCTACGTCGTCGGGGGACTGGTCGCGCTCGTCTGGCTGACGCTCCCGCACGGCTCCGACGAGGGCAACGCGGTCATCACCGGCACCGCCGTCCTGGCGGTCACCCTGGGCGCGGTGCTGGCCGTCGGTCTGCTCGACCGGGCGCCGCGCTGGGTCCTGCACGCGGTGCTGGCCGTCGTCCAGGTGCTGATCGCGGCCGGCTACGTCGCGAGCGACGATGCGACCGGCGACCTGCGGTGGTTCTGGGTCTGGGCCACGCCGTACGCCGCGTTCTTCTTCTCGCGCCGCGCGGCCGCAGCGCACACCGCCTGGGTGGCGGTGCTCAACGCGGTGTCGCTCGCGCTGCTGCCCGTCTCTGCGGGCCGGGCGCTGGCCCTGTGGCTGTTCAGCACCGCCACGGTCACCGTCACGGCGATGCTGGTGGGCTGGTCGGCGCACATCGTCCGCACCAGCGAGGGCCGGCTGCGCGACCTGGCCCTCCACGACCCGCTCACCGGGCTGGCCAACCGCCGGCTCTACGCGATGCGCGCGGAGGAGGCGCTCGCCGCGCGCGACCGGTGCGGCGGCTCGGTGGTGGTGACGCTGCTCGACCTCGACGACTTCAAGCTGGTGAACGACACCTACGGCCACGAGACGGGCGACGAGCTGCTCGCCGCGCTGGCCCGGCGCATGCAGGCCGCCCTCCAGCCCGGAGAGGTCGCCGTGCGCCTCGGAGGCGACGAGTTCGCCGTCATCAGCAGGTGCGCCGACGGCGACCCGGACGTCGGGGCGTTCGCCCAGCGGCTCTCGAGCGCCTGGCGCTCGGCCTTCGAGCTGCCCGACGGCGAGGTCTGGGTCTCGGGGAGCATGGGGATCTCGTGCACCTGCGACGCCGGGTCGAGCGCCACTGCGCTGCTCCGGGAGGCCGACGCCGCGATGTACCGCGCCAAGAGCCTCGGCGGGGGAGTCCACGTCGTCTACGACGAGCTGATGCGCGCCGGCGCGCACTACCGCATGGGTCTCGACGCGGCGCTGCGCAAGGGCCTCGACGACCGCCAGCTCCGGCTCTACTACCAGCCGGTGGTCGACGTGGCCGAGCGGCGCTGGCGCGGCGCCGAGGCGCTGCTGCGCTGGCAGCACCCGGAGCTCGGCCTGCTCGAGCCCTCGACCTTCGTCCCGCTGGCGGAGGAGACCCGGCTGGTGGTGCCGATCGGCGACTGGGTGCTGCGCGAGGCGCTCTTCCAGCTCCTCGACTGGCGGCGGGCCGGCGTGGTGCCGGAGACCTTCGTCATGTCGGTGAACGTCTCGCCCCGCCAGCTGCGCTCGGACTTCCCGGCGCAGGTGCGCTCAGCGCTCTCGGACGTGGGGCTGCCGGGCACGTGCCTCGCCTTCGAGCTCACGGAGAACGTGCTGCTCGCCGACTCGGCGCAGACCAGCAAGGTGCTGGGCGACCTGCGCGCGCTCGGCATCGCCCTGCACCTCGACGACTTCGGCACGGGCTGGACCTCGCTGGCCTCGCTCGAGCGCGTGCCCGTAGACGCCATCAAGGTCGACCGCGGCGTCGTCGGCTCCGCGGCCGGCTCGGAGCACGCGGCCGCTGCGATCTCGGCCATCTGCGCGATGGCCGAGACGCTGCGGGTGCCCGTGGTGGCCGAGGGCGTCGAGACCGAGTCGCAGCTCGCGCTGCTCGTGCGCAACCGGTGCAGGTACGCGCAGGGCCGGCTGTTCGCCGCGCCCGCGCCGGGCGACGAGACCGAGCAGGTCCTGGCGCTCGCACCTCCGGCGCCCGCGACGCTGGAGCTGCGGCGCAGCACGCTGGACCTACGACGCCCGGCCCAGCGCAGCGACAGCGGCCCGGCTCAGCGCAACGAGAGCAGCTGA
- a CDS encoding alpha/beta fold hydrolase: MKAVSRHNVRVSGPPGAQPMVFAHGFGCDQNMWRFVAPRFADRYRVVLFDHVGCGGSDPTAYDPARYSSLEAYSEDLLEICRELELTDVVLVGHSVSAMIAALAVKADPERFAKLVMVGPSPRYVDDDGYVGGFADEDITELLDSLESNYLGWSSVMAPAIMGNPERPELGAELTASFCRSDPAVARRFAEVTFRSDNRADLADVRTPTLVLQCSEDVIAPVAVGEYVRDAIPGARLVVLDARGHCPNLSAPEQTTSAIAEFVDA; this comes from the coding sequence ATGAAGGCCGTGTCGCGCCACAACGTACGCGTCAGCGGGCCCCCCGGCGCCCAGCCGATGGTCTTCGCGCACGGCTTCGGCTGCGACCAGAACATGTGGCGGTTCGTGGCCCCGCGCTTCGCCGACCGCTACCGCGTCGTGCTGTTCGACCACGTGGGCTGCGGCGGGTCCGACCCCACCGCCTACGACCCCGCACGCTACTCGAGCCTGGAGGCCTACTCCGAGGACCTGCTCGAGATCTGCCGCGAGCTGGAGCTCACCGACGTGGTGCTCGTCGGGCACTCGGTCTCGGCGATGATCGCCGCGCTGGCCGTCAAGGCCGACCCCGAGCGCTTCGCCAAGCTGGTCATGGTGGGCCCGTCGCCCCGCTACGTCGACGACGACGGCTACGTCGGCGGCTTCGCCGACGAGGACATCACCGAGCTGCTCGACTCCCTCGAGAGCAACTACCTCGGCTGGTCCAGCGTCATGGCGCCGGCCATCATGGGCAACCCCGAGCGGCCCGAGCTGGGCGCCGAGCTCACAGCGAGCTTCTGCCGCAGCGACCCGGCCGTCGCGCGCCGCTTCGCCGAGGTGACCTTCCGCTCGGACAACCGGGCCGACCTCGCCGACGTGCGCACCCCGACGCTGGTCCTGCAGTGCAGCGAGGACGTCATCGCACCCGTCGCGGTGGGCGAGTACGTCCGCGACGCCATCCCCGGGGCGCGCCTGGTGGTGCTCGACGCCCGAGGCCACTGCCCGAACCTCAGCGCGCCCGAGCAGACCACCAGCGCCATCGCCGAGTTCGTCGATGCCTGA
- a CDS encoding YtxH domain-containing protein has protein sequence MTFLAGFAAGYVVGARAGRERYEQIASAGRTLMSNPKVQQTTDMAKHQAADLAETAKSQAAGLADTAKTRVHDKIEERRSGGDDSSGSMSGSSTSPSTMPTGAADDSVFVVDLNDHVGTGTGPTGTNDRMGL, from the coding sequence ATGACGTTCCTCGCCGGCTTCGCCGCCGGCTACGTCGTCGGTGCGCGAGCGGGCCGCGAGCGCTACGAGCAGATCGCCAGCGCCGGTCGCACGCTGATGAGCAACCCGAAGGTGCAGCAGACCACCGACATGGCCAAGCACCAGGCCGCCGACCTCGCCGAGACGGCGAAGTCGCAGGCTGCCGGCCTGGCCGACACGGCCAAGACCCGGGTCCACGACAAGATCGAGGAGCGCCGCTCGGGCGGCGACGACTCGTCGGGCAGCATGTCCGGCAGCAGCACGTCCCCGAGCACGATGCCCACCGGCGCGGCCGACGACAGCGTCTTCGTCGTCGACCTCAACGACCACGTCGGCACCGGCACCGGGCCGACCGGCACCAACGACCGAATGGGGCTCTGA